The genomic DNA GAGCTTTGGCGAACGTTTCTATTTCATTGTCAACCTGTTGGACACATAACATTGTAGGCGGTTCTCGGTGGAATATTTCTTTCTCCTGCTGGGGGTCCTGCCTGCTGGCAGGACAGGATTGCGTCTTATTTACAATTACACTTCTAGGCCGCTGTTTGCAAGTAGTTTAAAATTTGAGTCACAAATTTACACAGTTTATTTGCCAGATCATAATTTATTCTATCTTAAGCAAAGAAGAAGGCGACAAATCGTCATAATACCGGCGCATGATGATCGCGGTACATACTGCAGAGGTGTCCTTCCTTCCTCGTGTACGGTTAAAATTAGAACAGTTTCGTGAGTGGCAGTATGCAAATGCCGCGCTTTCATACGGTAGCCAAACAGCAGACCACCTTTGGATGCAAATTACGAAACGGGCactcgaaaacgtaaacaccGTGCTTGGATTACACGATTGGGATCGTTTCGCTGGCGCCAACTGAGGCGGAGAGATAAGTGTTTCTTTTTAAGtctttttttcaaaaacaccttccaCCGCCTTTCTTCGCACCGGATGGCGTGCCCCCGCTTTACAGCAATCCCTGCTTTTGCAGATCAAGATACACCTTCTTGCTGAGAATGTTGCCGCGCGAATCTTCAAACTCTTCCTCGTTCGCCGGTACCCACATCTTGGAAAAGGTTTGTTCCTTCACCTTGTCCCACAGTACCAGCGCATCCTCGATCTTCGTAATGTTGGCAAAGTGCGCCGTGTTCGGGATGCCCAGGCAGCGCATACCGTGCGCGTGCCGCCACTCGGAGAAGTGGTTCTGGAACGCTTTCGGACCGTTGTACTTGTAGTTGCCACAGATTTCACACTCGTACGTAAAGTGCAGCTGGTGCAGCTTGTACAGCCAGTACGGGATCGGTTTGCCGTCGTACCCGAGCGGCAGATTCTTTGGATTGTACGGAatgccatcgtcgtcgtccgacTCCACCTCGTCCATGCTGTCCTCGTCGCTTTCGTCCAGCGTGTAGCGGGCCTGCTTGCGCTGCAGGTTAATTTTCGTCTCGTAAATCTGATCGTCGACCAGCTCCGCCAGCTTCGCAATCTTGTACTCCAGCAGCGCAATGTCCTTCTCCTTGTTAAGGTTCATCATCCGCTTGCGTTCGTTTTCCTGATTTTTGTCGTCCTTCGAGGCGAATAAGCGCTGCGCTCGTTCCTCCAGCGTACCGCCACACTTCATACCGAGTGCCTGCAGGGCGGCCTTCAGTCGATCCAGCCCAAGGTACGTTAGATCCTCCCACTTGCCAAACTCGTTCAAGTTGATCAGCGCATCGTCATCCACATCGCGCACCTTCTCCCACCCCGGAACGATACCATTCTTCCACATATCTTCAAACTGAAGCTCGTTGCGCTTCACCGTATGCTCCAGCTCGAAGAACAGCGGCCTGCTCCGGGTGATGAACGAGAACAGATAATCGTGGAGCAGCTGCAGATAGCCTTTGTACTTCAGGTTCTTCTGTTTGCGTGGAATGTCGGCAAACTTGTTGAACTCGGACAGATACGTAATGTAATCGATCTTGTCTATGCCCTTCAGATTCACGAAGTTATCGTAACACTCGTGCAGATCCAGATACTGGCCGTAGTTTTCGACGTCGCTGAATTTCACCACCTCGGCAAGGTACGCCGGGTCGTTCAGCTGCTCCTTCAGCTTGTCGAACTCGATTGATGCCGGGACCGCCACATTATTGCCGTGGTTGGAGTGGAACTCAATCAGCCCGTTAAATTGGCTGTAAAACTCTTTAAACTCGTTTACGCTCATGTTTGTGATTTCCTGCTTCCGCTCGCCATCCTTGTCCTGGTAGAGCTCGAGCAGTGATTTCGAGCATGTTTGGTACCGCTCCAGATAGATTTTTATCCTATGGTCTGCCAGCACTTTCTCCTTCGTCTATTCAAGGGTAACACATAACAATATGAGACGTTTTACCACCATCATTCGACGATTCACACGATTCCACTTACCGTCTTTTTTGGAATCATCAACTCCTCCGACATTGCCATCACCAAGCGGTCGCACTCTTCATGCAAACGGCGCTGTATTTCAAAGATCGTTTCCATTCTGATTTGTCTTCCTGCAGCTCCGGTACCACGTTTACAGTGGAAATTGAACGAAAATCACGGAAAAAACTGcggaaaacacacaaaaataagCGGCTTCACGCTTGGAGAAAATGCACTGCGGAAGAGAAAACAACACTTTCTGACATTTGCTCAAGTACTGAACACGCACATCGAATCGTATGCGCACGAAGCTACCCGAACGTTGACGTTTCATCCGAAGTTCGAAACAACATGGTGACCGCCAAGTGCGCCCTCTTGCTGTGAAGCTCGAAAGCACATCTGCGAAACATTTCAATTcgtaattaaattcaaaatcGCAATACCCACATTTTCAATTATCCACAAAACTATTTAACTCGTGTATTTAAAtcgcttgttttttcccctattTACAGTGGTATATGCCGATTACGCCTCGTCTGGACGTTCGTTGCAGTTTTTAGAAGATTACATTAATAAGGAAGTTTTGCCGGCATTTGGTGATATCAGCTGCATATCAGCCGTTACGGGCCTGCAGTCACATTTATATGAGTAAGTAAACATGCGCCTATTGTTCTGTGCGTAACGCATAGGTTTAATACGattgcacacacacccacacccacACCTTCCATCCAACAGCAATGAAGCCAGAGACCTGGTGCGGGCAGCCGTCGGTGCCAATGGAGAAGATGAGATCGTTTTCTGTGATAATCCCGCCGAACGTTTGTGCTATCTGCTGTCGAATCCGAACGTGTGCGACCTCAGCACCTCCCAGTTCCACAATAATTCTCACAGTGCCATAAGCAACATTTCCTTCGGCGCTTTGCACCAACAATCGCTACAGCTAGGCACCACAATTCGGCACAATAGTTTTTCCAATACTTCCACCCTGTCGGACAGCGTGGTAGATGTTAGCCAGTCCAACCAGAGCCTGTCTGCAGCGCCTCCAATTTTGTTCGTCAGTACCTCGGAACCGGTGTCTAACCTtcgctcatggatcgatgcgGGTTGGCAGATCGAGCGCATAATAAAAAATCACGAAGGATTCCTGGATTTGGTCGATTTGGAGAAAAGGTTGCAGCACTACGCCGAATCGCGGCGCAAGATGGTGGGCCTGTTTTCCGGTGCGTCCCGACTGACGGGCATTCTGGCGGATGACGTTGCTACCACGATTCTGCTGCACCAGTACGACGCACTCTCGATATGGGACCACTCGATGGCCGCATCGTGTGCACCGATCTGCACCAACCCCATACTGCCCGGTGCACAGAAGGACGCCATATTTTTCCACTGCAATCGGCTGGTCGGTGGTGTGCAGGCGCCGGGCGTGCTAGTCATTAAGCGTAGGCTAATCGAACACAGTACCTCCTTCCTGACGGACTCGGTCGGGGTGGTCGGTGCCGTACGAGCGGGACTCGTGCTGCAGCTGAAGGAGTCGCTCGGTTCGCAGGCGATCATGGGCCGCATGGAGAAAACGTGCAAGCAGATGCTGGCCCACGTGCGCACCATTCCGGAGATTGCCCTGCTCGGCCCACCGTGCACAACGGCCAAGCGTCTCACCACGCTTTGCTTCATGGTGCGGCATCCGCGGGGCGCCTTCCTGCACCACCGGTTCGTGGTGGCTGTGCTGAACGATGTGTTCGGTATACAGGCCACGGCCGATAATATGGTCGGCGATTCGCTCGGAATCAATCCGCAGCTGATGGTAGAGTATGAGAAGCTGCTGAACGATGAATCGTTGCGGGCGGGCTGTCTGCATCCGGGCTACACGCGTATCACCTTTCCATTCTTCATGCCAGAAGCGGAAGTGGCCTTCATACTGGAAGCACTCAAGATGGTAGCTACCGAGGCCTGGAAGCTGCTACCTCAGTACGAAGTGGACGAACGTTCCGGCGAATGGCGGCACCATTCGAACTCGCTGGCAAAGGAACGCAAGTGGCTGGGCGCCATCCGTTACATCGATGGCAAAATGTTGTTCTCCGATCGGCGCATTTCTGGTCCGGGCTCATTCCCGCAGAACTATTCGGACTGTTTGCAGACGGCGCGGAATCTCTTCAATCGCGCGCGTAAAATGGCTCAACGGTCCACCACGGAGGAAATCGTACTGAAGCTGCCGAATGTGGCAATGGAGAAGCTCCGCTGGTACATGCTATCCGGGGAAGCGCACGAACTGTTGCTGGGCCACTCGCATAATGTAAAAAATACAGTACCCTTCGATCCTACTAGAAGTAAGTAGAACCGTATAAACTCTTGCAAGCGGAATAATCAGCAAataaatctctctctctctctctctgcttttCCCACCACACCAAACCAGTACCTGAGAACTCGTCGCTAATGTTGATACATCGCCACCACAGCCTGTCGGCGTTGGACATCAAACGGTTCAAGAGTCGCAGTTTGCCAGCCTCGCCGCTGCAGATATCGAACCGACGGCAGAACTCATCCTCCCCGTGCCAATCGCACAGTCCCACACCGACCTCGTCGCCGCCGATGGTGAGATTTTCGGTCGGCGGTGAAGTCACGACCCTGCTCAATCCTGCCCCGATGGCAACGGGTCACGTCAGTAGCTCGGCCGGCATTATTGCCGCTGGTGGTCCGATCGGACGCGACATGAACGTCAGCCGTAACAGGTAAGCAGATCGGTTGAGTAGCTGTAGGAACCGACCGTCGGGTCCACGATTGGCGACGATGTTGAGCATGTGCGTTTGCGTGACTAATCCAAGCTGTAAGCAGTGTTCCGCTGGCGAACGAGCCGGCGAATTAATCTGCTCGCTTGCTTGCGCCCGTTGTTCTGTGCACGTTACCGCAGGCGATTCAATCCGATCGAATAAGTACAGTTGTTTCCGAGGGTCCATCTATCCGAGGTAGCAACCTTGGAAGTCTCATTGTTATTTGTAGTAGTAGGGACCGAAGTCACTCTCAGGTTTTAaattaccccccccccccccccccccacattcATAAATATCCGAGCTGCACCGATGGGTTATAATATAGATTAACTTTTCCGTTCCAACACGCACCCCGTACGCTGCATTTGGAACGGCACAGATGTCACAGTTGGGGAGCCGCCAGCTATCGCACCCACATCGGCCCTAGCCTTGCCGCACGGAATGTGACCAACGTACAGGAGGCTCAGGATAACAGTACGGCCGACCGGCATGACACCAGTTCGATCTCTCTGCACACACTCGGACCTCAAACGCGTGCGAGCCTGGGGCTGGTGGAAGCGCAGCCCCATCTGCCATTCGCCGCCGTACAGCAACGCGCCTACCAAACGCAACAGTCAGTGCCGGCACCGGCACAGCAACGGACACCGTTGCGCCGTCCACTGTCGGTGGCCGCTACAGCGCCGATTCCACTGCCCATGATGATGACGGCTCGGCTTCCGAAGCAGCGATCCTGCTCGTGCAGCAGCCAGACGGACGTGAGCCTGCAGCGCAACGAAAGTCCACCGCAGCCGGGCACGGCATCGCCGACACCGAGCCTCCCTAATCTACGGTCGCTTATGGGAAGGTTAGAACCGAAGTGCTGTTACACGTCCGTTGCTGGTGTTTCGCCCACATTCCGTCTGCATCCCCGCGATTTACTTGTCATGCTTCCTTGTTTTGCTCCATCGCTCCATTACGCTCGGGCTTCCCGATTAATGCATGCATCagctgtctttttttttcgattacaTCCGTTACAGAATCTtatattgattttttgattttttacaatttttgaaaggctttatacgtactcTAACGGACTTCATTTCAAAGCTTGGCTCACATGGTTTTAAATCTATTTTTTTCGCATGCGAGCATCgtactgtgtgtgtatgccttCGTTTCTTCAGCATGGCTTTTTATTCCTATTCATGTCGATGTGCTTAACCATCTTTTGTCCCGACGCTTCGAAACCCGTATTCAAACTACGATATCAAAAAACCGCTCTCTTCCGTTTGTCTGTACTGaccaaagcttttttttccatttctccaTAGTAGCTGCAGTGAAAGCACGGAAGATATCCAGGCGTACGTGAAGGAGATGACGAAGGAGTTGGCCACCGAGATCAAGTCCGAGATACGGGAGGTGATCAGCAAGGTCGAGGACGTCCTCGAAAGCACCGACAGCATCGAGATGAGCAGCTTGGTGAACTTTAATTCGCTCGGACAGTTAAGGTAACGCACTTGCCTGCGCACTAAATGCGCCCGCTAAACTATGCTATGAATCATTCGAATTTTCCCATTCCCCTTTTCAGCCATCCACCGGTGGAAAACAAGCGCGATTCCATATCAACCAGCGACGTGGTCGACTATCTGCGCGAGTTCAGCAAAGAGATGACGAACGAGGTGAAGTCGGAGATACGGGACGTGGTGAACGCGGTGGATGAAATCATTTCGCCCGAAGGATTTCTCGGCACGCGCAAAAACTCACCCCCCGACATACTGCGCAACAACAGCGGGGCCAGCGGTGGAAACCATCCGCCCCACGGCAACACCGCTGCTGGAGGACACAAACTGTAATTGTCGTTCTGGgcggaagggttttttttgttttgttctagtGCTTAAGTGTatagcgtgtgtgtggtttttgtaAACGACGCGAAGGATGTCTCGTGTGTTGGGTTACTGTTGCTGGCACGGCTTTTGCCTTCCCATTAGCCCCATAAGCCccccagaaaaaaaccccctgCCGTAGGCTAGTTTAACCACCGATCGCTAACGGGAGCCTTCCTCGTTCTCTCTTTttgtctctttttctctctctctctctctctctttctctttctccccGATCTGTGATCCTTTCATTCACACATTTTCTTTCgaaatgtgtgcgtgtttgtgtgtctgtgttgtaTTGTCCACACCGGTGGAGCTTCCACATCGCTTGCCACataatccatccatccacatcCGTACGCCACCTCATCCCATGAACGCCGCAAATCACCCCCATCGGTCCCACCTTCACGCTTTGTGCGCTAAATCTAGCTTGATCAAACAACGGTACAGCGATATAGCGCCGGACGCCAACATCCATCGGCCCCGGTCGGCCGACAACGATCACAGCAAGCACCGGTCGGAATCGTTCCCGAGACCAAGCTCGGCGGCCAGCCCGGAACGCATGGGCATGATGGGACCGCCGCTACACTACGTCAGCGCAATAGCCAAAAGCTTCGATCCACGGTCGTCCACCATGTCCTCGCAGGATTCGGGTATCAATATGAACTTTTGCGACGCAGCGGACGAGAGTCACCGTGTCCGGGTGTGCAGAACGGGGACCGCCAGCGATAGGTAAGGCAGTGTGTGGAACACCGCTAACATTCCCAACCATCCAACGTCATCTGTTCAGTTTCAGTCATGGGATTTTGTGCAACATTCATTGCTCATTTGTTTGTAATGGTTTGGTGCAAAGTTTGAGCATGTGATCGTTGAAATAACGAGCATGTTGGAATAATGTTGGCccccatttttttctccccccaccccACAGAATACGCACAGTGTCTGCCGATGTGGACAGTTCCAGCAAACCCACCATCCCACCACGTCGACTCATATCGGAACCGTCCGGTGGATCGATCCGGGAAACATCATCACCGTCCGGTACGGACGTGAGCACCACTACTGCTCAGCTGGAGGACGGTAACACAGCGGGCAAGAGTCCACTTACCCGCCAGCAGCACGTGCTCAACCGTACACCGTCGGGAGAGGCTGGACCGATCGTACAGTCGCCGTGTGTAACATCGGTCACCGGTGGTGGCACCGCCGTCCACACCATCCAGTGGCACCAGATGCCGAAGGAAGTCTGGAAGCAGGCAGCTGAGGTTAACGATTAACTTTGCGCGTTTTACTGCCATTTTACGCTGTGCACGCTTCTTCATTGCCGGTTTGGTTTGGGATTTTCGCCTGTGCATGCGAAGCAAAATTTGGCGGAGGATGCGCCGGGACTTTCAGGGCAGACCCACCCCACGTAGCATACAGTAACGGACGAACAGGAACATTTTAATAACcctcatcttcatcatcatcatcgctggTGTGCATGATGAGGCAGATGCTACAACTTAACACACGGTAGTTTGCTGGTATGATGGTTGGTTGGAGACCTGGTTGGCGCTTTGGTAGACACTACCTCCACATAactgcttggagcggggagtCGGCAGCGGTTAAGTagtaccagcaccagcaggcCATTCTTACACAACGGCGCTAGCAAAAGCATTACTAATTCatgtaacaatttttaaaatcacCTACTAACACTATGTTAATCGTAAACGTTTCGAGgggaaaaacaaccaaaagccagagagagagagaaagaaagatcgTTCGAAAATTCGTTCCAATTCGGGCATCGTTCGTTAGTGTGTAGTATGTTTTTTATGCCTTCATCTACTTCTTATCGTTGTGTGATAGCTTAGCTTACCACTACTAAGAGGTGTTATTATGtgcgttcgtttttttctttgtcatTTTATCACGTTTTCAAACCCGTTAACGTTGTTAGTTGCCTCGTTCAGCTtcatttgttgtgttttgcattTCGTCGAGCGCGTGAGCCATGCTGCTCCTGATTGAAAAGATTGTTTTAACGTacttctgtttctttttgttttcttattccCCTCCTTGGTGCGgtttaaatccttttttcctttttttttttggctggttGTTGCTGTCGAACGGTGCAACAGATGTTGGTGAAGTTGGcggaaatgtttaaaatataaGCTGATGGATGTGGTGAGGAAGAGGCAGAGGCTTGACCGAGGATGTAAAATATAGTTCTGCTGTGTTtattgctttgtttgccacCACCGACTGTCACATTGACGTCGTTGCatctgcagctgctgcagcccTTTTCGGTGCGAATCCTTATATCTTCACGCCAAGAGCATCGGTAACATCGACTGGATTGATAAGGGTGTAGTTGTCCGGTGTATTAGCCGCCTAACCCCCAGCATCAGCGTTGCTGTATTTACTGTATTTAGTTAAGCCCCTTTGCTGCTACCTGCAAGCCGTATTTCCCCGTGTAAATGTATAACTAAAGTACGTGGTATGATTTTAactgtgagagagagagagagtttaaAGCTTTTGATAATGTGTGTATCGTGTACCTTAAACATGTTCAGTCATTAGAAGGGCAAATTAAGGAAAGGTGAATAATAATTGTTCATTGCTAGGTAGAGAATGTTCAgcggaaaaatgtaaattcaTATTATCGTTGCAGCGCGCCATCGTTGGCAGCAGGCTTCAAAATCACGAAACCGGTGTGATATAAGCGAAGAACGCGAATAAGTTAGAGTTCGAGAcaaatatacatatacatacatatagatatatagatatatattTCACTACAAGTTAATTGAAatgctcttttttttcaaGCTTTAATAATTTCTCCACAATCTCAACCCGAAACCCGAACCGTGTGTGAAAGTTAGTCTACGATAAGAGCGAAATGGTTATGATGCATCCTACTAACAGTAAGCAAACAGGGGTAGTTGTAttattaacaatttttacctACAAAGAGTAGAATAATTCAGCAAAATTGTTCGATCATTCCTGGTTTGGGGTGCGAAAGCTcgaaacactttgctacacttTTTTATGCTCATTTTAGTTAAGGGTTGCTACTGTTGTCCTCTGAGCAGCGTTTAATGAGCGATAAAGCTTAAAGGTTTTGATAACATTTGTTTATATCGTCCTTTAAATTAACGCTGTCTGTTCTTTGGATTAGGTGTAGCGAATCTTTCTAATCTGTAAGTAGAAGCATCCTTTTTTctgaatttgaaaatttaaccTAGTCTGCATTCGTGGAGCAACGGTTTTCAAATGAAGTGTGTTTGAAACTATTCACGATAGTTCTAAACATGACACATAGATGGCGCACAGGTGCCTTTGTCTTGGATAAATACGTATCATAGCTTCGATAGTTGTCCGCCTTGCTGCACCCTATTGGCGCTGTAGTCGTGGAAATTGCAGGGTTCTTAAACGTGATATTTCACCACGCGAATTGGCAGAAAATTAGTAGATTAAGCTAATATTTATCTGATTTTTAAGTTACCATTTGGAATGTATTATTTTAGACAGGTTTATGATTTATAGAGCCTACTAtactttttctatttttaagccgaattttctgttttacgGAGGAAGGCAACATTAAACTTGGTTCATTCGCCATTTTGTGTACTAAAACGCAACTAAAACGCTTAGTAGCCGCCAACCCTATTCTTACCATTCTAAGCGTAGCCAACTGGTATCcttgaaaaacatttccccccttaacacacacgcacgcaaagaCTGTCGGGTATGCTAATTGGATCGACACAGACGCTATAAGACCAGCTAGGACCATTCTACACCGCTCATTAACCGCACGAATAACACACACGCTAGACGGTGTTGTCTGGACATCTCGGACATCTCCGGTACGCAATTGGAGTAGGGCCGTCGTTAGTGAAATGGTTGTAATTTTAATGCCATGTTTCTGTTCTACCACGTTCCACCGCCAGGCACTAGACGAACACCAAATGCTGCAGGAAGGGGACCGTGTGCTGGTGTGTCTGTCGGGCAGCAGCTCTTCCATGTGCTTGCTCCATCTGCTGCATCAGTTTTGTCAAACGCGTCAGCTAAAGATTGAGCTGGCCGCTGTTACGGTGGGCGCTGGGGGGGACTGTGAAGTTGACCCGCGCACACTGATGCTGTACCTGAAGGAGCTCGGTGTGACGTACTTCTACGAACCGCAAGGTACCTACAACAGACATACTCCTCGGTGGCACGCGTAATAATGTGAGACGTTTCTTCCTTCCCGTAAGCAGCCACAAACGAGTCGCTAAGCGATCAGCTCATGCGTCACGCACGAACCCGGCAGTACAATGTGTTGGCTATGGCCAGCACGCTGGACAAGCTGGCTGATCGATTCCTTTCGTCCTTGTTTTACCGGGGTGAGCTTTGTGCACTGCAGGCCGTACAGCGTTCCGACGCAGCGTCCAGTTCCCTCGGGGGAGATGATGTACGGATTATCCGGCCGTTGCTGTTTCTGCGGGAAAAGACATTCGCCGAGTTTGCCGTCGCCCAGGGAATACCGAGCCGTACCGCGTGCCTCGTTTCGCGTCCTGACGGTGCGGACACTTTAAGAGAGTTGCTGCACAAACAGGAGCTGGTCAATCCGCTCGTATACCACAACATTCGGAATGCTCTAAGGCCGATCGTTTCTTTACGGTACGGGTGGTGTGGCTGAAGCGTTGTGGTATGCTTGAACATAAAGAGGAAATCATTCTACATTCTTTTCTCTTTACAGAACTGAAGCCTCCAAGTCGGCGTACGAAATGCTTCGTT from Anopheles stephensi strain Indian chromosome 2, UCI_ANSTEP_V1.0, whole genome shotgun sequence includes the following:
- the LOC118505425 gene encoding splicing factor 3A subunit 3; the protein is METIFEIQRRLHEECDRLVMAMSEELMIPKKTTKEKVLADHRIKIYLERYQTCSKSLLELYQDKDGERKQEITNMSVNEFKEFYSQFNGLIEFHSNHGNNVAVPASIEFDKLKEQLNDPAYLAEVVKFSDVENYGQYLDLHECYDNFVNLKGIDKIDYITYLSEFNKFADIPRKQKNLKYKGYLQLLHDYLFSFITRSRPLFFELEHTVKRNELQFEDMWKNGIVPGWEKVRDVDDDALINLNEFGKWEDLTYLGLDRLKAALQALGMKCGGTLEERAQRLFASKDDKNQENERKRMMNLNKEKDIALLEYKIAKLAELVDDQIYETKINLQRKQARYTLDESDEDSMDEVESDDDDGIPYNPKNLPLGYDGKPIPYWLYKLHQLHFTYECEICGNYKYNGPKAFQNHFSEWRHAHGMRCLGIPNTAHFANITKIEDALVLWDKVKEQTFSKMWVPANEEEFEDSRGNILSKKVYLDLQKQGLL